A genomic window from Vigna radiata var. radiata cultivar VC1973A chromosome 2, Vradiata_ver6, whole genome shotgun sequence includes:
- the LOC106753931 gene encoding probable O-methyltransferase 3, with product MECKSEERISKLLGAQTHVWNHIFSFINSMSLKCAIDLDIPDIIHKHGEPMPLSQLIASVSLHPSKANCIYRLMRILTHSGFFSEVKVNENELEVGYVLTDACTLLLKDNPLSMTPFLHAMLDPILTKPWHELATWFRNDDPSPFQTAHGMKIWDYAGRDPKLNNLFNDAMASDAELVGNVVIERCGGVFKGLESVVDVGGGTGTMAKAIAKSFPHIXCTVFDLPHVVADLQGADNLKFVGGDMFESVPPADAVLLKWILHDWNDEQCVRILKKCKEGVKRKVIAIDMVLESEKLDYESXETQLMXDMVVMVLYPGKEXTEXEWAKXIXSAGFXDYKITPXVGLXSLIEIXP from the exons ATGGAGTGCAAGAGTGAAGAGCGTATCTCAAAACTACTTGGAGCTCAAACCCATGTTTGGAATCACATTTTCAGCTTCATAAATTCCATGTCTCTCAAATGTGCAATTGATTTGGACATACCTGACATCATACACAAGCACGGTGAACCCATGCCACTCTCACAACTCATTGCTTCAGTATCACTCCATCCTTCCAAAGCCAACTGCATCTACCGGTTGATGCGAATCTTGACCCATTCTGGCTTCTTCTCTGAAGTCAAAGTGAATGAGAATGAGCTTGAAGTGGGTTATGTGTTGACTGATGCATGCACTCTGCTACTTAAGGACAACCCCTTGAGCATGACACCTTTCTTGCATGCCATGCTTGATCCAATTTTGACAAAGCCCTGGCATGAATTGGCTACATGGTTCAGGAATGATGATCCCTCGCCATTCCAAACAGCACATGGGATGAAAATCTGGGACTACGCTGGGCGTGATCCAAAACTGAATAATCTTTTCAATGATGCGATGGCAAGTGACGCTGAATTGGTTGGCAATGTGGTGATTGAGAGGTGTGGAGGAGTGTTCAAGGGGTTGGAGTCAGTTGTTGATGTTGGGGGTGGCACAGGTACCATGGCAAAGGCAATTGCCAAATCATTCCCTCACATANACTGCACCGTCTTTGATCTCCCACATGTTGTTGCCGACTTACAAGGAGCTGACAACTTAAAATTTGTTGGAGGTGACATGTTTGAGTCAGTTCCTCCTGCAGATGCCGTTCTATTGAAG TGGATATTGCATGACTGGAATGACGAGCAGTGTGTGAGAATACTGAAGAAATGCAAGGAGGGAGTAAAGAGGAAGGTGATTGCGATAGACATGGTGTTGGAGAGTGAAAAGCTTGATTATGAATCAANTGAAACACAGCTCATGNNTGATATGGTTGTNATGGTGTTGTATCCTGGAAAAGAGAGNACCGAGNAAGAATGGGCTAAGATNATTTTNTCTGCTGGTTTCANTGACTACAAGATAACTCCANTNGTGGGTTTGAGNTCTCTCATCGAGATTTNTCCNTAA